In Phragmites australis chromosome 18, lpPhrAust1.1, whole genome shotgun sequence, the genomic window CCACGTCCtcgtacaagcttcttgccgccgctccacatcaAATCGGtgggtcaacaagtatgagccactAAGGCTTATGATactgacgagtcaccaagactctaaggtgctgacgtaccacttggtacacaATAGCATTACtcattgatcctctctctatgcagcaatacctagcaacaactctctctatgcCTAATAGTAATAATTattctctaatcttgtacttaagtttcttggatgatcacttttagtactttggtggcttagatattTTTTCAAGTGTCTGTGAGCTTccttggactccagcacactcaaatggccgagtgagacgatatttatagcctcaaacccatgaACTAGTTGTTGCTCTAACGATAAaaaaagattgtgaacaccggatgatccgacgttaaTAGTAGTACAAACACCAGGCCATCTGACGTGTATAACAGCAAAAACTAGATGTTAACTAGCCGTTGGACCCACACTCAAACGCATTATGAACATCAGATGTTCCGGTATTATCTTGAACTGTATCGCCAGACTATctagtgtgtatacttgagccaaccAAGTCACTTCTCACTGAGCATTATTCGGCGTGTAGATCTTCTGattaccagaccatccggcgtgtacgaCCACGCCAAAACTTGCCATTGCAACATCTTCTACAAAATGCTCCGGCGTAGCCAATCTTtatcattggaccatccggcgtgtccAACCTTTGAACCATCTTTTGAGAATGTTCCAGCATGTACAAGCCtctgagcgccggaccatccactGCCAGGGAAAATGCCCCGACGTGTACAAATGTCTCATCATCAGACCATTTGtcgtgtacaatttttctgagACTTGTCTAATTTAATCCAATCTTTGTCccgcttcggtggcttcttcatgtattacatccataagacttactaaatcatatacttaacaaatatgttagttatattaactatattgtcattaatcaccaaaatcacatacatgccctagaAGGGTCATGTTCGCTGCAACGACGCCACCTCCTAACTTTGCACCGGAGTGGATTGCCGACGGAGGTGTTGAACGCGGGCGACAAAGACGGGATCCGCATTAAAGGCGGGCAACAAAGAAGTGGTCAGCGGCTAGCACAGGTTGCAGGGACACCACGACGGCGTCAGCACGAGTTGCGCGGTGGCTGCTGCTGACCAGATTTTGGCACCGATGCCATGTAAGTCGCGATCCAAAAGAAAGTGCTGGACACACCACCCCGCGAAGGTAGCCAACACTGCGCCAGAATGGCCTGCGCGTCAGCTACACCTGTTGGCCAAATGTGCATGTCGATGGCACATCGGCGGGTTAGATCCAAATGATCATGCTGGGGAGGACTGCCGCGTACGCAGCCACCAGAACAACCACTTTGTTCGCCCACCATGTTGTCGCCCTAGGTGCAAATGGCGCCAAGAAACTGTAGCAAATATGGTTCTTTTagagtatgtatgtgattttggtgattaatgacaacatagtcaatgagactaatatgtttaccaagtatatgctttagtaggtcttatggatgcaatacatgaagaagtcaccgcagtCAGGATAAAGATTGTTTGATTTGGATAAGTCCCAGAAAAATAACCACGCTAGATGGTCCGGCACATAGGAGTTTGCACACGCCGAAGTGTTTTAACCCATAGCAACTGTACACACCAGAAGGCCCAGCGTATGAAGTCGGCAACGCCGGAGTGTTTGGATTGAAGAAAGAGACGAAGATGATACACGCTGGGTGGTCCAGTGCTCTGAAGATATACTCACCAGAGTATCTTGTGCAGAGAAGATGTCAGGTTCGGTTGGCTCAagtgtacacgtcggatggtccggtgattaagCTGATGAACACGTCGGAATATCAGGTGTTCATGgtaggtttgagtggggttctaacgactagttttttggatgatgtgcacgccggatggtccggtggaTACAATATTGttacccctccactcggtcatttgaaggtgctggagtccaaaaaaacttatagacacttgagaagacatccaaaccatcaaagtacttaaagtgattatccaagttaattagcacatagattaaggagtgattagtgctattatgcctagagagaagtgttgctaggtgattgctgcctagagagtggataaaGGAATGATCCTACCTTATATCAAGTGGTATGTCGGCACCTTAAAGTCTTGTTGACTTGTCGATACCTTGAgctggagttgctcaagcttgttgatcctctgacTTGGTATGGAGTGACGATAAGAAGCTTGTACGAGAATGCAGAGatccttgccttagtggctcaagttCCGAAATGAAGACGGCGGTAAGTGACCGAAGGAGAGGTTAGCGATGAGatattgccttggtggcttggtggctcatccggcttgagatcttaccttggtggcttagtggctcgaGAGCCGTGACTGTAAGAGTCTTGATgactaggagcatatccttggtagagctccaacgtggactaagaGTGATATACATaccatcaataccacgggacaaaaatctcttgtaccaagtttgctctctctatcttatttacgtttttgtatttacatacttgcaatttaccttcctagaatatgttgcaaaccttttgaacggtagagtagacacattacttaaacctagaacacatttagatataaattaatatagatttatcttattaaGTTTTTAGAACTggatagttttaagtgtcctaattcaccttctccctcttaagacgtcactGATCATTACACAAACTTCAAGACCAGCGACTCAGTTGCAAACGGTGGCTGAAGCCCAATTGGAACAAAAGGCTTGTTTGGTTCGACGGGAACAAAGACACAACTGCCCCTCGATAGCGAACCCCATAAATTTTAAGATAAATCGGACAATTACAAACCTAACCTCCTAGCGGTTGGGGCTAGGAGCCTAGGGGTGGAGGGCTGGTGGTGGGGCTCTCTGACGGTGGACAACAGAGGGGTGGTGTGGTTGGATTGGGGCAACGGACGACGGAGGGAGCCGAGGGACGCTGGTGTGAGACCGTGAATGCCAATGGTGCTGGGCTGTTGGCGGCGGGTTAGATATTAGGGTTGAGACTAGAGAGTGGAGTTTAGAGTAAGTTGGATTGAGTTACTGGACCCACTTGTTATATATATAGACGGGTAAACGGGTTTTATTTATATGGGTAAACCTTACTCATACTTGTGTATCTATTCCTATCGGATAGTGATTTATGTTTATAAACATACCAAACCCATGGACAACAAATAAAGTGACAAACCCGACTTTATTAGATATTTACTGGGGGTAAACGGATAAAACCGACTTCCTTAATCCTCACGTTCAATCGTGATTATAAACACTCCAAGTCCAATGATGACACGATTAGAACAACGCAACGCTAATTTCGGACGCGGGGGATCATAAGAAATGTGCAGCGAATAAAGCGGCATCGGTGTCAGTTGCGTCCAGCGAGATGAGTTGACGAAGTGaagaccatgcatgcatgcatggctccaAATGCAAACTACCCTACTGATTAAACAAATGGTGATTAGAAAATGTGATCAGAGAGCACTAAACAAGTCGCCGGACGGCAACTAGCGTTGGTCCCCCCCGGGCGGCCGTTGCCGGCGTCGACCGGATCCTCGTTAAAAGATGAGAGGGATTAAACAACAACGCTGGAGAAGGTCCCaatcatccatccatccatccatcccagCACTGCAGAAGAAACAAATTCAGAAAAAGCGTAAAAAAGAAATGCTACTACCAACGTAAACCACCACCTTGATTCTTGTGACAGAGGCAGCAGATGATAGGCTGAGAGGGAAAAGGAGGTTTAGGATAACAATGCTGGAGTACTAATCTTTATAATCATGCAGTTCCAAAGGTTTATGTTCGTTTATCTTGTAGCCATCACGTTACCATAAGTAATATCCTCTAAGTTGAACTTAGTAAACGTTGATTAAtgattagttaaattatatgcatgtttagtgtatACAATATACATCAATGTATGAATAGATTCATGTTTTATATATCTTTTAGTAACATATTAGCTATTGATAATGAAAATACTattttattgtaatatattgataaaatataacaaaaaaatattattatgaaaatattttttgagacaaatcCATCGTATCATTTTCAAGTATCCAAATTCAATATATAAAAACTAATTTGTAGGTAAAATTTAAAACAACCGATTGCACGTTACACAAAACAATACTTATTTTATATTGAAGGGAGTATATTATAAGAGAATTTAATGGTCCGAGTATATTTAAAAGACTTTCTCAAACATTAATATGCCTAAAACAGAAGAGTATAAATTATAAAGTTTTTCCTCGATTTATGCAAAATTTAACATGCTCGTGTGAAGTTGTTGGAGAGCGAGAGGAGGAACAAGACGGGTCGTCAAGGCAGCGGTGGGGTCACGAGCTCCATCACCCGGGAGGCCGGAGCAGTGAAATCTCACGCGACCCACCTCTCTCGCCACCCACACAGCGACGGAATCCTCTCGctggccccacctgtcatcgaCTCGCGCTCCACCCCCACCGTCGCGTCCGCTCCAATTATTTCCTCCCCGCCAACGGAATTGTACACGATCCCACAAAAAGACGAAACCACCCCTAGACCTTGTACGTAGTTACGCGGGCGTGCCACGGCGGCACGCCGTCCCGCCAGGTCGCTCCCTCCGCACGCCTCCGTTCCCACTCACGCGTCCCGGCCTCGCCccgcgcccccccccccacgcctatTTACGGCCCCTGCCGCTCTCCCCGCCTCGCCTAGTCTCGCTGTTAATGCAGCGgcgccggtggcggcggcagggaGCGGAGTGGCGCCGTAGCGGTGGGACCGACGCGGTGAGTAGGGGCGGGCCGCGGGAATAGCCGCGGGATTTCGTCTCGCTctctcgtcgtcgtcgtgggGAGTGGTAGGATTCTGCTCTGCGCTTATCCCCGTCTCTCCATTCTGTTACTACTtcgtttcttgttttttttttccgatgGATTGTTTCTACTTGGGTCCGTGCGCTTGCTTTGGTTCGTGCTGCTTGGGTTTTGTTGCATTTTCGGCCCCCTTCTCGAGGTTTCTGCTCCGTGAGATTGTTCAATGTGAGAAGCAAAATTATCCTTCTTTGGTTTTCGTTGCCAAAATTTCCCTTGTCTTCCCCGCTTGTGGATGCATCTTGCATTTGTGTTTCTGTTTTGTTGGGGAAGATCGTAAAGGAGGTTCTTTTCTTCAGATTTTGTAACCTGCAACTCCTGCCGTGGTCGGAGATTGAAACACCGACCACCGTGGCCGGTGAACGAAACTCCGACCACCGTGGCCGGCGAACGGAGGGggagatatatatattttttccatgTTTCTAGTGTGTACTTACCGCGCAATGCCTAATTCCCTATACTTCTCTACCATGTGTTCTTTAACGCGCTAATCTGCATTGCAGGATTCAGCCGGCTTGGACTCGGAATTTCAGCGAAAATTTCAGTACTAGCAATAGTCTAGTTCCTTTAAGACTTGCAAGATGATTGAGGGCAGGAGGCATTCGGTGGACATCCCGATTTCTCGGGCCCTGGTGACCATCATGAGGTCTAGATCCCTGAGGGACCCTGACACCAACTCGCTGGCCAAGTTCTCGGCCAAGAAGACCATCTGGGAGGGCTGCTCCCTCGAGGAAGACGAACCGGAGGGGAACAATTATGGCAGGCACAGCTTTAGCTACAATGCTTATGATCATCTccagaggaggagggaggagttTGGGGACAGCTTGAGGTCGGGCCGTCTCGCGAACTCGCCGATCAACATCATCAAGGCCAATGCGATGGCGAAGGCCGCACTCCATAACCAGAGTTGTTGCTCAGCGATTTCCGGGATGTCAAGGGCTGCAAAGGACAGGGCTATATCTTTGGTGATTGAAGGGGAAGAACTAGGACGGAGGGAGGCCAGCACATTCCAGGAGAGCTCAAGAAGTTTGCTTCAGAAGTACCGGCCCAAATCTTTCTCCGAGCTGGTTGGGCATGATGTTGTTGCTCAGTCTCTTTCGGGTGCTGTTTTGAAAGGAAAGCTTGCTCCTATCTATCTCTTCCATGGTCCTCACGGCGTAGGCAAGACGTCAGTGGCTAGAATATTTGCTGCGGCACTGAATTGCCATTCTCCAGGTGGGAACCAGCCATGTGAGCACTGCGAGGAATGCATGGCCATATTCTCAGGAAGCAGCAGCAGTGTGGTAGAGGTTGACGCTTCCAAACTAGATTGCAAATCTAGAGTTGCGGCCTTGCTCAGGAATGCCTGTGAAGTTCCTGCTTCTTCACACTTCAAGGTTCTTATAGTGGATGATTGCCAACACATGAACAAGGAGGGATGGTACTCTGTCTACAATAGCCTTGAAGGAATTCCTGACAGCACAATCTTTGTCATGATCACATCTGACATTGATAAGCTACCAAGCAATTCCATCGGATGGTGCCAGAACTACAGGTTTTGCAAGATAGATGATGCACAGATTGCCCACCGATTGATCAAGATTTGCACAAAAGAAGGCATGGAATTTGAAGCTGAAGCACTGGAGCTTCTTGCTCGCAAGGCCAATGGTTCCATTCGCGATGCAATTCAAACGCTTGACCAACTCACTCTACTTGGAAAAAGGATCAGCAAATCAGTGACACATGAGCTAGTAAGTTGATTACTCCAGTTTTCTTATTTTCATATACATATCATCATCAATGAAATTTACCATTTTTTACTTCGGAAACTTTCAGTTTTTCAACACCTTAACTGGCTATGATTGCCTTTTTAATTTTGGCAGATAGGTGATGTCTCAGATGAGGAATTGCTTGATCTTCTCAATCTGGCTATGTCATCGGATGCTGCTACTATTGTGAGGAGGGCTAGGGAGCTTTTGAGTTCAAAGGTCGACCCCCTGCAGCTATTAGCCCAGCTTGCAAATCTTATCATGGACATCTTAGCTGGAAAGCACCCGTCAGATTCTTCGGAAGTCAGAAGAGTTACTGGGAAACATACATGTATGCTCTCTTCCCTCCTAAGCTTCAAACTTATGCAGCTGCATATTAAATGGCCTCAGATCTGTTATTCTATTGTTGATCAATTTTGTTGAAGTgcaatatattatcatttctaCTGAATATTCTCGCCGAAGATAGTATCATGTTTCTCTTAACATGAGTAACAGCTGAACATTATTCTCTTACAGTGTACACCTGTCTATTGTTTCCTTCtccatctaatttttttaatcaaatttcGCAGCCGCTGACGTTGATGTACACAAACTTAGGAATGCACTGGAAATACTCTCTGAAACTGAAAAGCAATTAAAGACCACAAAAAACCAGTCTACGTGGCTTACCGCTGCGCTGTTACAGTTTAATATGAGAGAGCCCTACTGTCTAGATGATACTGCAGTTTCAAGCATGTTCACTGAGAGTCAGACAGGTAACTAATATTCTCTGCCTCATGTATTTTGATCTCCTGAAAAACATTACTGTCAAAATATCTGAGAGTTTCTATATATTTACTGACAAACTGTTTATTGTGCAGATGATGGTACCGCGATATTGAAGGATGAAAGCTTAGATACGAGTTCTCATCTTTGTTCTCAGAACAAAGTTGGTTGTCTGGATATGAATTTGGGAGATCCAGATGTACTGGAGACGATATGGATGAAGGCTCTTGAAAACTGCTCATCCCGGTCACTTCAAAATCTTCTGCGAAAGGATGGAAAGTTGTCATCTCTGTACACAACCCAAGGTAATTTTCTCTGTGCGTGGGACCTTTCTCTTCTGTTTTGTTTGGAAGACAGATTCGTTTGTTATCTTAACAGCATGTCCCTACTTCCTGTAATTCTTGTTTCCCGTGGTCCACCATACACCCTATCCAGCCAATAGCTCCCTGCTGCATTTCAGAAAGCACATGTTTGTCTGGACATTTCACATGTGTCATAAAGCAATAGGCATACTTGATGATAAGATAGTGTTTTGGTCTTCCTGGTTGGGATGCATCTTGCTCAGTAATAAGCATGAAGCACTGCCTGTAAAATAGAACTGCTCGCATTCCGTTAGCATCATCGCACGCCTGCACTTTGGTTTATCTTTTTATTCAAGTCAGATTTCATTCTATTGAACTCTGGATTGTAGGTGTAGCAGTAGCTGAATTACAGTTCTGCCATCCTGAGGAGGTACCAACCTCAGAGAGCTTCTGGAAGCCACTTTGCGCTTCTCTGCAGAATTTGCTGAGTTgcaatgtggatatccgaatcaACCTTTCGCCAATCTCCAGCAACAGAGCTGGATCAAAGGATTCATCTGTCAGCCTGGTCATGCAATCCAGAGAAGACCAAGAGGCGCAGGATCCAGTCGCCACAAATTGCAGAACCGTTGCATCATCCAGAAGAGACTGTCCCTCTCCACTTGTGGGGCAAGCTAAAGAGAAACCGTCGCACATTCTGGGGTGCCTTCATGGTACTACAGACAGCGACACAGGGGACACTGAGTCGAGGATCTTGAGCTATCAGAAGATATCTGCCATACCTGCAGCATCCACTCCAAGAAACGCTCCCCTGAAAACCGGAGGAGATGCATcgaaggttgatgaagacggAACTCACCATGGCTGCTTGTCGAGCATTCTACCTTGTGCCTGTGCTCCCCGTGGAAAGTCCGAGCCACGAGAGAAACACAGAGCTGCACCTCGCAAGCGGCTGTTCAGCTGCTGTTTCTGCAAGATTAGGCCAGACTGCAAAACGAAGGGGGAAGCGGTGTAGTATACAGGTCAGGATCATCAAAGCTGTCTATTCTCTTACTATGTTTTCTGGTTTGGCTGTGGTGGCCGAATCAGTTCAGACTTTTTTAGATGGAAGCGTGTGAATCTGTTAACTGCAGATGGAAGTGTGTTCATCTGTTAACTGTAGCTTGTCTCTGATGTGATATTGATTAGACACAGTAGATGTTCATCGCTAACATTACGATAAGAATCAGGTGTTTAAACTTTGCCGGTAGCATAACCATATTGAGAGTTATCCATGGGATGGCATACTTTTGTGACATTTTTTTGTCGGTGATGAGAATTTTTATTGTCTTAGAATCATGATCCAAATCAAGGGAGCAGCAAACAAGATACCCACATAAACAAATGGCCTGTGCTGAATTCATTGTTTACTACTGAAAATAATTCCGCTTGCGGTGCCGTTTGGAACACAGGCATTTCGCAGGAGTTGATACTGTTGCAGTTGATCTCATCGTCGCTGTCCAGACACCCGTTGGGGGGGTGGGGGGTTGCCTCCCCAAGAGCACCCCTTCCACCTGTATAAATGTATATGTACATCAATCAATGAAAGCAATGAACTCATTCGAATCTATTTGATCTACTGTGTATACTTGAGTTCCAACATGTAATCAGTATCTGGTTCTCCATTCGAGCAACAAGCGCCGAGAGAGGAAGGAAGAACAGCGCAGACACAGAGCAAGAGCGTCACATGGATCCttcaaaattttgcaaaaatccTACAGAATTCTGAAAGTTAAAATTACATTAAAATGAAAGCTCACAAGCTCGGTATGCTCTCACAACCCCTTGCCCACGAGCATTCGTTGCCTCGTCAAAATAAGACGAACATCTAGAATACAATCCACCATGGCTGGGTGGCAGTGGCACAGATCGGCACACATACCATTCAGGTATTCACCACGCCACAACCCTTTTTGCACCAGAATAACAATCACAATAACAACCATCCAATCGCACAGGGAAACAGCGAATGGCGCAAAATCACGGCAAATTCGGAGATCGCTCCCTTCACCCGTATTGGGTGATGACGTTGTCTTCCCAGCAAATCATCAGAGTTAAAAGCCACCAGCACAATGAAACGAAGAAACAGCCATAAGATGCAGGCGGACATCAGTAAAACTTTTACAACAaggtctttttttctttgtttttactTGATGTAAAAGGTCTCTGGAGAGTTAAAATGGAATCCAACAAGAAACAGCATGAGTATGTCAGATGCAAGATCTAGACATAAGCCGCCACCACCACAAGCAATAGGGGCTCGCTCCTCTACCAACGCGCAAACACGACGACATGCGACAGAAACGCgggtgaacttggtgagctGCACCACACAACTGCACAATGGCCAGCGCTTGCCTTCTGCTTCAGCTCGATGCTCTCTGCCTGGTTGTTCAAATCGAAGCGGCAATGCTGAATGAGGGCAGAAGCCATCCGCTCTTCTTTGCATACTCCACATAGGAGAGGAACTTCTCCCTGGCATCAGGAATGTCAAGAGCCAGATCATCAAGCCCATCCCTGACCCTTGAGAACCCCTTGGTCATCTGGTTGATGGTTATGATCCCTTCACCAAAGCACTCCTGCAGCAGAGCTAGGATCCTCTCGTTCTTCTTTTCCATCGCCATGACAAGCGCCTTCTTGACAACTTCATGGTTGAAGAAAGACATGCCCAGCTCGCGGATGCAGTTGCATGCTTCCCCTACATCACCTCCACTCTCGTATTCCTCCAGGAGATTTGTTATCTTGTCCTTCGTGTCCTCCACGGCCCATCCGGTTCCACCACCCCAGCATCTCAGAAGCCTCTCCCCAGCATGGCGGGCTGATGCAAGTGAGCGTGCCATGTTCAGTGTTTCAGCTCCGCTGCAGTTTGGTGGAAGCTTGCTATTAATCTCATCGAAGTTTAGAGGCACGAGAACATCATCAATCACTGCCCTCGCTAGGAACAGTCCCAGTTCATCGGAGGCATCCAATATATCCAGTGCTGTGTCTTCTGCAGATTCAAGGAGCATTATGAATCCCTTGGCAATGTCTTCAGTAGAGAAGAGCTCCATGCTTAATGATGATAGAAGAACAGATgccatctctttctctctgttctTACGGTCCATAGCAATTGTTATGAGCTTCTTGATAAAGATTGGATTATATTCTGGATAACCAAGCTCTTTGAGGCTACGGATAAGCTCTGGTGTATCATCAGAAAGGAAGTACTCGTGTATTATAGATACAGCCTCTCTCTTGTACCTTGCCAGCTTCTCATGCTCGTCATCTTCAACATCTCCGTTGACACTAGAACGTACATAAGAAGAATCTAGCCATCCCTCAGAAATTGCTTTTGATACCAACAGCTGGAATTCAGATTTTGCAGATGGTATATCAAGAGTGAGATCATCAAGACTCTCAGCGAAACGAGAGAATCCTTTCATCATCTGACTAGAGCTTATCAAACATTCTTCCGATGCTTCCTTCAGAAGCTTGACAACAAGAGTTTCAGAAACTGGGCTCTCCATTCCAAGCGTAAGAGCTCTCTTCACTACCTCATGATGAAAAAATGGCACCGCCAACTCTCTTATGCACCGGCACGCCTCAGCTGTATCACCATTCTTGATGTATTCCTTTAGAAGATCAGTAATCCTCTTCTTCGCCTCTTCTACTGTGATGTGTGTTGAACCACCCCATCGCCGCTCAATTAACTCCGCGTGGTGGGGTGCTGAAAGATAGCTCTTCTCTGCAATTTGTACAACCTGCATCCCCTTTGAAGACTCTGAGAGACTCCCTTTTGCCTTGCTGAGAAAAGCAGGTGGCAGAATGTCATCAACAACTGCCCGTGCAATGAAAAGCGCTAGAACATCGACAGCATCAGGTATGTCAACAGCCAGATCATCGACAGCCTCTAACAGCAGCAGAAAGCCCAGTCTGATTTGAGTTGAACCGATCACATTGCCATAAAGAGACGATAACAGCACTGAAGCCATCTCTTTCTCCTTGTCATGCCTGTCCATTGCCATGGAAACAAGCTTCTTGACAAAGTAACGGTGGAAGTCATCATAACCCAACTCTTTAAGATCAGAAGCAGCCAATTTAACATCACCATTGCTGAAATATTCCTCAATTATTGGGACAACAGATTTTTTGTAATCATCTAGTGGGGTTGAAACAGGGGCTTCAACAAGCTCATATGGCTCCTGATTAGCAAAGCAAGATCAACATTAATGTACATGTATGGCTGGGTACTAACCACATAGACAACACACTTAGATAAAGCTAAATACAAGTCATCTCCAATAGTTTATTTAGATTGAACATGAGTCAACATTCAACAGTTTAGAGCTGCATGAAAGAACAAATGGCAGGAGTATAGGTCAAGACCACCAAAAGTAATTACCTCACCACTGTCATAGTTTGGATCATTTCGGTCAAGGCATGCATCTGCATCAGTATCAATAAGTTTGCCCCAGGTTCCTTTGCCACCAGCACCATCTGCAATAGAAGCTCAGCAAGTCAGATATTTGGATACAGTGGAAAAGAGAGAATTTTAGCATTTTTCTAGCACAGCAAAAGTAGAAACATAGGACCACTAGTCTAAGTTCGAACTTACAGTGGTGTCTACTAGAATCCATGTAAACATACAGGACCCCAACTATGTGTTGTATTTGGATCCAAA contains:
- the LOC133898264 gene encoding protein STICHEL-like 2, translating into MIEGRRHSVDIPISRALVTIMRSRSLRDPDTNSLAKFSAKKTIWEGCSLEEDEPEGNNYGRHSFSYNAYDHLQRRREEFGDSLRSGRLANSPINIIKANAMAKAALHNQSCCSAISGMSRAAKDRAISLVIEGEELGRREASTFQESSRSLLQKYRPKSFSELVGHDVVAQSLSGAVLKGKLAPIYLFHGPHGVGKTSVARIFAAALNCHSPGGNQPCEHCEECMAIFSGSSSSVVEVDASKLDCKSRVAALLRNACEVPASSHFKVLIVDDCQHMNKEGWYSVYNSLEGIPDSTIFVMITSDIDKLPSNSIGWCQNYRFCKIDDAQIAHRLIKICTKEGMEFEAEALELLARKANGSIRDAIQTLDQLTLLGKRISKSVTHELIGDVSDEELLDLLNLAMSSDAATIVRRARELLSSKVDPLQLLAQLANLIMDILAGKHPSDSSEVRRVTGKHTSADVDVHKLRNALEILSETEKQLKTTKNQSTWLTAALLQFNMREPYCLDDTAVSSMFTESQTDDGTAILKDESLDTSSHLCSQNKVGCLDMNLGDPDVLETIWMKALENCSSRSLQNLLRKDGKLSSLYTTQGVAVAELQFCHPEEVPTSESFWKPLCASLQNLLSCNVDIRINLSPISSNRAGSKDSSVSLVMQSREDQEAQDPVATNCRTVASSRRDCPSPLVGQAKEKPSHILGCLHGTTDSDTGDTESRILSYQKISAIPAASTPRNAPLKTGGDASKVDEDGTHHGCLSSILPCACAPRGKSEPREKHRAAPRKRLFSCCFCKIRPDCKTKGEAV
- the LOC133898265 gene encoding MA3 DOMAIN-CONTAINING TRANSLATION REGULATORY FACTOR 1-like; the protein is MASPRKDGGFLTQEQREKLRIAVQNAETLSLASPRSPTGATTSALLQQYEEQLEQKRAAAAAAAAAGGGGGGGGGLRHVRRSHSGKTIKVKKDGAGGKGTWGKLIDTDADACLDRNDPNYDSGEEPYELVEAPVSTPLDDYKKSVVPIIEEYFSNGDVKLAASDLKELGYDDFHRYFVKKLVSMAMDRHDKEKEMASVLLSSLYGNVIGSTQIRLGFLLLLEAVDDLAVDIPDAVDVLALFIARAVVDDILPPAFLSKAKGSLSESSKGMQVVQIAEKSYLSAPHHAELIERRWGGSTHITVEEAKKRITDLLKEYIKNGDTAEACRCIRELAVPFFHHEVVKRALTLGMESPVSETLVVKLLKEASEECLISSSQMMKGFSRFAESLDDLTLDIPSAKSEFQLLVSKAISEGWLDSSYVRSSVNGDVEDDEHEKLARYKREAVSIIHEYFLSDDTPELIRSLKELGYPEYNPIFIKKLITIAMDRKNREKEMASVLLSSLSMELFSTEDIAKGFIMLLESAEDTALDILDASDELGLFLARAVIDDVLVPLNFDEINSKLPPNCSGAETLNMARSLASARHAGERLLRCWGGGTGWAVEDTKDKITNLLEEYESGGDVGEACNCIRELGMSFFNHEVVKKALVMAMEKKNERILALLQECFGEGIITINQMTKGFSRVRDGLDDLALDIPDAREKFLSYVEYAKKSGWLLPSFSIAASI